Proteins encoded together in one candidate division WOR-3 bacterium window:
- the speY gene encoding deoxyhypusine synthase has protein sequence MKKDYRFRPDLSELPDWLRNRRCPRKKIYLSGKRILPPAVTGKEKLTDLINETFLAYNSARLRQACELFTQKMLRPKTVVGMSLAGALTPAGLGPSCIVPLIKAGFVDWIVATGANMYHDLHFAFNFPLYCGSPAVDDTDLRKNDVVRIYDIFLGYTDCLCATDEILRKILVQPEFQREMGTAEFYYLLGRYAAEWEEKTGNRDVSVLAAAYRCGVPIHTSSPGDSTIGMNIAGLELKGLKLRINPSIDVNETTSYVLYAKRSGGESGVLLIGGGSPKNFVLQTEPQIQEILMLRDVGQDYFIQFTDARPDTGGLSGATPHEAVSWGKVDPNRLPDAIVCYLDSTVALPLLTAYALAKHKPRKLRRLYDRRPELMERLKKEFFRHTRI, from the coding sequence ATGAAGAAAGATTATCGTTTTCGCCCAGACCTGAGTGAATTGCCCGATTGGCTGCGAAACCGGCGTTGCCCCCGCAAAAAAATTTACCTCTCGGGTAAACGCATCCTGCCCCCGGCTGTCACCGGTAAAGAAAAACTGACCGACCTCATTAACGAAACTTTCCTCGCCTACAACTCCGCCCGTTTACGGCAGGCTTGCGAACTTTTTACCCAAAAGATGCTGCGCCCCAAAACGGTGGTCGGAATGTCTCTTGCCGGTGCCCTCACCCCTGCTGGATTAGGACCATCCTGCATCGTGCCGTTGATCAAAGCGGGATTCGTTGACTGGATTGTTGCCACCGGTGCCAATATGTATCACGACCTTCACTTCGCCTTCAACTTTCCGCTTTATTGCGGCTCCCCAGCGGTAGACGACACCGACCTGCGCAAAAACGATGTCGTGCGAATTTACGACATCTTCTTGGGCTACACCGACTGCCTCTGTGCCACTGATGAAATTCTCCGAAAAATTCTTGTCCAGCCCGAATTTCAAAGGGAAATGGGCACCGCTGAGTTCTACTACCTTCTCGGAAGATACGCCGCCGAATGGGAAGAAAAGACCGGCAACAGAGATGTCAGCGTCCTCGCTGCCGCTTACCGCTGTGGTGTTCCCATCCACACCAGTTCACCCGGTGATTCTACTATCGGGATGAACATCGCCGGGCTGGAACTGAAAGGTTTAAAGTTGCGCATCAACCCCTCAATCGATGTCAATGAAACCACCTCCTATGTCCTTTACGCCAAACGTTCGGGCGGCGAATCTGGTGTCCTCTTAATCGGGGGTGGCTCGCCCAAAAACTTTGTGCTTCAGACTGAACCCCAGATTCAGGAGATTTTGATGTTACGCGATGTCGGGCAGGACTACTTTATCCAGTTCACCGATGCCCGGCCTGACACCGGCGGGCTTTCGGGCGCGACACCCCACGAAGCGGTCTCCTGGGGAAAAGTTGACCCGAACCGGTTACCGGATGCCATCGTCTGCTATCTCGATAGCACCGTCGCCCTGCCGCTCTTAACCGCGTACGCCCTTGCCAAACACAAACCGCGTAAACTGCGGCGCCTTTACGACCGACGACCGGAACTGATGGAAAGGTTGAAAAAAGAGTTTTTCCGACACACCCGGATTTAA
- the pstC gene encoding phosphate ABC transporter permease subunit PstC → MREKFFEKILLLCALSAVTALFLIALFIFYEGLPLIFRIGPANFILSSNWAPTKGHFGILPMIVGSLQVTVLALILGGTLGLACAMFLAEFAPRWSVRILKPLIELLAGIPSVVYGFIGVLVLVPLIRRTLGGPGFSVLAAGIILGIMILPTVIAISLDALNAVPLSYKEGSLAVGATRWQTLYRLTLPAAKSGIIASLILAMGRAIGETMAVIMVAGNALIIPKSPLEPVRTLTSNIALEMGYASGTHQEALFATGVVLFIIVALLNTFALLALRKKV, encoded by the coding sequence ATGAGGGAAAAGTTTTTTGAAAAGATTTTACTGCTCTGCGCCCTTTCTGCGGTCACCGCTTTGTTTTTGATTGCCCTTTTTATCTTTTATGAAGGTCTGCCGCTCATCTTCCGAATTGGCCCGGCAAACTTCATTTTGTCTTCAAACTGGGCGCCAACCAAGGGTCACTTTGGGATATTGCCAATGATTGTCGGCTCCCTGCAAGTAACCGTGCTCGCCTTAATCCTTGGGGGCACGCTGGGCCTTGCCTGTGCGATGTTCCTTGCCGAATTTGCCCCGCGCTGGAGCGTCCGTATCCTTAAACCGCTGATTGAACTCCTTGCCGGCATCCCTTCAGTTGTCTATGGCTTCATCGGCGTTTTGGTTCTGGTGCCCCTAATTAGAAGAACGCTCGGTGGCCCGGGATTTTCCGTTCTTGCCGCGGGCATCATCCTCGGCATTATGATTCTACCCACTGTCATCGCCATATCCCTTGACGCTTTGAACGCGGTCCCGCTCAGTTATAAGGAAGGTTCGCTCGCGGTCGGCGCCACACGGTGGCAGACGCTCTATCGGCTGACCCTGCCGGCGGCGAAAAGTGGCATAATCGCCAGTTTAATCCTCGCTATGGGCCGAGCAATCGGCGAAACGATGGCGGTCATTATGGTTGCGGGTAACGCCCTTATTATACCAAAATCGCCCCTGGAGCCGGTCCGAACCCTCACCTCCAACATCGCGCTCGAGATGGGCTACGCCTCCGGCACCCATCAGGAGGCGCTCTTTGCCACGGGCGTCGTCCTCTTCATCATCGTCGCCCTTCTCAACACTTTTGCCCTGCTTGCCCTGCGAAAAAAGGTATGA
- the rimO gene encoding 30S ribosomal protein S12 methylthiotransferase RimO, whose product MRAAVLALGCPKNRVDSEYILGALVDAGYELTTNPQQADLIVLTTCAFLSSAVQESEEAIRRLMILKEENPRVKIFVAGCLVERYGKGLSKRFPGVDRWLNLKEMSRIFAGTTARLVSTPSHYAYLKIADGCDNRCSYCLIPRIRGSFRSRPIEQVVAEAEALASAGVKELILIAQDTTLYGKDIYGAPALARLLTRLEQVKKVRWIRLMYTHPAHLQEDVIEQFGSNSKLCRYIDLPVQHISDRILRLMNRGYTRKDVEKLVNRLRKVPEMRVRTTVITGFPGETEAEFEELLRFIKEAQFDRLSGYAFSSEPGTRAFAMSEQIDKQTAQLRLHRIMKVQARLSRARLKSMVGKNVVVLVDFPDEGRTEWDAPEIDGVVRLQYKTACPGKFIRVKIVGSSTYDLIADKF is encoded by the coding sequence GTGCGGGCAGCGGTGCTGGCACTGGGCTGTCCGAAAAACCGGGTTGATTCCGAATATATCCTCGGTGCGCTTGTTGATGCGGGCTACGAACTAACAACAAATCCGCAGCAGGCAGACCTTATTGTTCTAACCACCTGTGCATTTCTCTCTTCGGCGGTACAGGAAAGTGAGGAGGCGATAAGGCGGTTGATGATTTTGAAGGAAGAAAATCCCCGGGTTAAAATCTTTGTTGCCGGCTGTCTGGTAGAAAGGTATGGGAAAGGCTTAAGTAAAAGGTTTCCCGGCGTTGACCGCTGGTTAAATCTCAAAGAGATGAGCCGGATTTTTGCCGGCACAACAGCCCGGTTGGTTTCAACGCCAAGCCATTACGCCTATTTGAAGATTGCCGATGGGTGTGACAATCGGTGCAGTTACTGTTTGATTCCGAGAATTCGGGGTAGTTTTCGTTCCCGGCCGATTGAACAGGTTGTTGCCGAGGCTGAGGCGCTTGCCAGTGCCGGGGTTAAGGAGTTGATTCTTATCGCCCAGGACACCACCCTGTACGGTAAGGATATTTACGGTGCACCAGCACTGGCGCGTTTACTTACCAGACTGGAGCAGGTCAAAAAGGTGCGCTGGATTCGGCTGATGTACACCCATCCGGCACATCTTCAGGAGGATGTGATTGAGCAGTTCGGCTCAAATTCTAAACTCTGCCGGTACATAGACCTGCCAGTTCAGCACATATCAGACCGGATATTGCGCCTGATGAATCGGGGTTACACCAGAAAGGATGTGGAAAAACTGGTCAACCGGTTAAGGAAGGTTCCTGAGATGCGGGTGCGAACCACCGTCATCACCGGTTTTCCCGGGGAAACTGAAGCGGAGTTTGAGGAACTTTTGCGTTTTATTAAGGAGGCGCAGTTTGACCGACTGTCCGGCTATGCCTTTTCCTCTGAACCCGGAACCAGGGCGTTTGCAATGTCAGAGCAGATTGATAAACAAACCGCACAGTTGCGGTTGCATCGGATTATGAAGGTACAGGCGCGGCTGTCGCGTGCCCGATTGAAATCGATGGTGGGAAAGAATGTGGTGGTGCTCGTAGACTTCCCGGATGAAGGCAGAACCGAATGGGACGCGCCGGAGATTGATGGCGTGGTGCGTTTGCAGTACAAAACGGCTTGTCCGGGAAAATTTATCAGGGTCAAAATTGTTGGTAGTTCTACCTACGATTTGATTGCCGATAAGTTTTGA
- a CDS encoding outer membrane lipoprotein carrier protein LolA: protein MKPGQLFIWFFSVITAAVFAGPETESGGNAAIRGWVKLRERYLGLKSLSGSFTERLVAEMTGETTFFAGSFYFQMPNRFRLEVTKPMRQVIVGNESIVWFYLPEEKRAVMQRRQEPFPLLAFIAPLLDTTGKITEQRLPDGTILLLIQDEAGAVFRDMKLELDKSGSRVDAFSFVDDWGNRCRFVLQNQRWNPVLGQKLFRFVPPPGTTVEYQ, encoded by the coding sequence ATGAAACCCGGGCAACTTTTTATCTGGTTTTTTTCTGTAATTACCGCAGCGGTTTTTGCCGGTCCTGAAACAGAGTCCGGTGGTAACGCTGCAATTAGGGGTTGGGTAAAGTTAAGGGAGCGGTATCTCGGGCTAAAGTCGCTCAGTGGCAGTTTTACTGAGAGATTGGTGGCGGAGATGACAGGAGAAACAACCTTTTTTGCCGGCAGTTTTTACTTTCAGATGCCCAATCGATTTCGGCTGGAGGTAACCAAGCCGATGCGTCAGGTGATTGTGGGCAATGAATCGATTGTCTGGTTTTACCTTCCGGAGGAAAAACGGGCGGTGATGCAGAGGCGACAGGAGCCGTTTCCTTTGCTGGCGTTTATTGCCCCGCTCCTTGATACAACAGGCAAAATTACCGAACAGAGGTTGCCCGATGGCACAATACTGCTTTTAATTCAAGATGAAGCGGGGGCGGTTTTTCGGGATATGAAACTGGAACTGGACAAAAGCGGCTCCCGGGTTGATGCCTTTTCGTTTGTCGACGACTGGGGCAACAGATGCCGGTTTGTTTTGCAGAATCAAAGATGGAATCCGGTGCTCGGGCAGAAACTTTTCCGTTTTGTGCCGCCGCCGGGCACCACAGTTGAGTACCAGTAA
- a CDS encoding ABC transporter ATP-binding protein/permease encodes MWFGDFDLAEEETKPRGRALDYLRRLWPFFSPYRGRIVAAGILLLVASGLGLIGPILFRRAIDVNLSQGDLKGLALTSLGYLLTQVAIIFATYFQMVWLAYVGERGAANLKERLFAHILKLPMRFFDQMPSGKLISRVESDTEALKMLFTRTSVMMMQSLLMVVGMGVVMAVIDGRLFLLVAALLPPFVVAFWLFQKKVRPIYIGVRRTVADINNLILETLKGLPVVQVFCQEPRFAQKMDDLNRLKFQQELRAQWLWYLVWFLVDFGEVAGIVLVLSVGGVWALKGGLTIGTLVLFVSYISRLFAPVRAISDQINMLQRALASAERTIEILDQEVEPEGKVKDIRHLKEGLVFHEVSFAYDEEFVLKGVNLKIHKGEKVALVGETGGGKTSIVNLLLKFYAPQRGKITFDGIDLSEIDQQALRRSIGFVPQEVVVFPGTVMDNLRMFDDTIPAEQVKRAAARVGIDAVIKRFPDGYDTVLAEGGVNFSLGERQLLAFARALVRNPELLILDEATSSVDPQTEALIQEGLRELLAGRTAIIVAHRLVTVQMADRIVVVHRGQIAEEGRHEELLARGGVYSRLYRLQFVPEEG; translated from the coding sequence ATGTGGTTCGGTGATTTTGACCTGGCCGAAGAGGAGACAAAACCTCGAGGTCGGGCATTAGATTATCTGCGCCGGCTCTGGCCCTTTTTCTCTCCTTATCGGGGTCGGATCGTCGCCGCCGGGATTTTACTGCTGGTTGCCAGTGGACTGGGGCTGATTGGGCCAATTCTCTTCCGCCGTGCGATTGATGTCAATTTAAGTCAGGGTGATTTAAAGGGTCTGGCGCTGACTTCGCTTGGTTATCTTTTAACGCAGGTGGCGATAATATTTGCCACTTATTTTCAGATGGTGTGGCTCGCCTATGTAGGAGAAAGGGGCGCCGCTAATTTAAAGGAACGGCTTTTTGCGCACATCCTTAAATTACCGATGCGGTTTTTTGACCAGATGCCGAGCGGCAAGTTGATTTCCCGGGTGGAGAGCGATACCGAGGCGTTGAAGATGCTTTTTACCCGGACTTCAGTGATGATGATGCAGAGTCTTTTGATGGTCGTGGGGATGGGTGTAGTGATGGCGGTAATTGACGGGCGTTTGTTTCTTCTGGTTGCAGCGTTGCTGCCCCCTTTTGTCGTTGCGTTCTGGTTGTTTCAAAAGAAGGTGCGGCCCATCTATATCGGTGTGCGCCGGACCGTGGCGGACATCAACAATTTAATCCTTGAGACATTAAAGGGGTTGCCGGTAGTTCAGGTTTTCTGTCAGGAGCCCCGTTTTGCCCAAAAGATGGACGATTTGAACCGGTTGAAGTTCCAGCAGGAGTTGCGCGCGCAGTGGCTCTGGTATCTGGTGTGGTTTCTGGTTGATTTCGGTGAAGTGGCGGGGATTGTTCTGGTGTTGAGCGTCGGCGGGGTCTGGGCGCTCAAAGGTGGATTGACGATTGGCACCCTGGTGCTTTTTGTTTCGTACATCAGCCGGCTTTTTGCTCCGGTGCGGGCGATATCAGACCAGATAAATATGTTGCAGCGGGCGCTGGCTTCAGCCGAGCGCACGATTGAGATTCTTGACCAGGAAGTGGAACCGGAAGGAAAAGTGAAAGATATTCGGCATTTAAAGGAGGGATTGGTTTTTCATGAGGTGAGTTTTGCCTACGATGAGGAGTTTGTCCTCAAAGGGGTCAATCTGAAGATTCACAAAGGGGAAAAGGTGGCACTGGTTGGGGAAACGGGTGGGGGAAAAACCTCAATTGTAAATCTGCTCCTGAAGTTTTATGCGCCGCAAAGGGGCAAGATAACCTTTGACGGAATTGATTTGAGTGAGATTGACCAACAAGCACTGCGCCGGTCGATAGGGTTTGTGCCGCAGGAGGTGGTGGTTTTTCCGGGTACGGTTATGGACAATTTGCGGATGTTCGATGACACGATTCCAGCCGAGCAGGTGAAAAGAGCAGCAGCCCGGGTGGGGATCGATGCGGTCATCAAACGTTTCCCGGATGGTTATGATACGGTGCTTGCCGAAGGCGGGGTAAACTTTTCTCTGGGCGAAAGACAACTTTTAGCCTTTGCCCGGGCGCTGGTGCGGAACCCGGAACTTTTGATTCTGGATGAGGCGACATCGTCGGTTGACCCGCAAACTGAGGCGTTGATTCAGGAAGGTTTACGGGAGCTGCTCGCGGGCCGGACTGCGATTATTGTTGCGCACCGGTTGGTAACTGTGCAGATGGCGGACCGAATTGTTGTTGTCCACCGGGGACAAATTGCTGAGGAGGGAAGGCATGAGGAACTCCTGGCGCGGGGCGGGGTTTACTCGCGACTTTATCGGTTGCAGTTTGTGCCGGAGGAAGGTTAG
- a CDS encoding phosphate ABC transporter substrate-binding protein, which translates to MRNFITILCALFPVIFISFAGCRRSAETSLTIAGSTSVQPFAELLAELYMQKHPGVEINVQGGGSSAGIRAVQNRICDIGMSSRPLTPEEQNLQQWTIALDGIVLIVHNQNPVRNITLEQLKDVFSGKIRNWRELGGPDQKITVITREEGSGTRGCFEEIVMHGAHFAADALVQDSNGAVREIVASDPSAIGYISFGLVDERVRALAVNGITPSESTIIAHTYPLARRFLFLTNGEPNALARSFLEFVLSPEGQKTLADEGLIKAVP; encoded by the coding sequence GTGCGGAACTTTATCACCATACTTTGCGCCCTGTTTCCTGTTATCTTTATTTCCTTTGCCGGTTGCCGGCGCAGCGCCGAAACCAGCCTGACAATCGCTGGCTCAACTTCGGTTCAACCTTTTGCCGAACTCCTCGCCGAACTGTATATGCAGAAACACCCGGGTGTCGAAATCAATGTCCAGGGCGGCGGTTCCAGTGCCGGCATCCGCGCCGTCCAGAACCGTATCTGCGACATCGGTATGTCCTCCCGCCCCTTAACGCCCGAGGAACAAAACCTTCAGCAGTGGACAATCGCCCTTGATGGTATCGTTTTGATTGTTCATAACCAAAACCCGGTGAGAAACATCACACTTGAACAGTTAAAGGATGTCTTCTCGGGTAAAATTCGCAACTGGCGCGAACTGGGTGGTCCCGACCAGAAAATCACGGTCATCACGCGCGAAGAAGGTTCGGGAACAAGGGGATGTTTCGAAGAAATCGTAATGCACGGGGCACACTTCGCAGCGGACGCGCTTGTTCAGGACTCTAATGGTGCGGTGCGGGAAATTGTTGCCTCGGACCCATCCGCCATTGGTTACATCTCATTCGGGCTTGTGGATGAGCGGGTTAGGGCTTTAGCCGTTAACGGCATCACCCCTTCGGAATCAACCATCATCGCTCATACCTACCCTCTTGCCCGGCGGTTCCTTTTTCTCACCAATGGTGAGCCCAATGCCCTTGCCCGTTCTTTCCTTGAGTTTGTATTGAGTCCGGAGGGCCAGAAAACGCTGGCGGATGAAGGATTGATTAAGGCGGTGCCATGA
- a CDS encoding PaaI family thioesterase: MPRLENRDTCFACGRQNPDGLQLPIKVDETGVRFENYVIPQRYEGWHGIVHGGIVATLLDELMAWSVKPRGYNTVTAEMTVRFRKPVPVGKEISGSGWITGEEGKIVYARSRLTDQEGVVLAEATGKLWKV, encoded by the coding sequence ATGCCACGGCTCGAGAATCGGGACACCTGTTTTGCCTGTGGCAGGCAGAACCCTGATGGGCTGCAGTTGCCGATCAAGGTGGATGAAACGGGCGTCCGTTTTGAGAATTATGTCATTCCCCAGCGTTATGAGGGCTGGCACGGCATTGTTCACGGTGGAATTGTTGCCACACTCCTTGACGAGCTGATGGCCTGGTCGGTGAAACCGCGGGGGTACAACACCGTTACCGCGGAGATGACCGTGCGTTTTCGCAAACCGGTTCCGGTTGGCAAAGAGATTTCCGGTTCCGGCTGGATAACCGGTGAGGAGGGGAAAATTGTGTATGCCCGGAGCCGGCTTACGGACCAGGAAGGTGTCGTGCTGGCAGAGGCAACTGGCAAACTCTGGAAGGTGTAA
- a CDS encoding T9SS type A sorting domain-containing protein — MKAFWVCLLGVLVTPVFAQYEFGCICSTDVAHATGPSNSHKLAFRSELINFDRDTVTLVFQSTESIYIATSGNGSSPWSRPQALYPGQNPGITWGRSGHRHLVWEMVDTASGVRNIFYRNLEYRMAPVNVSQSTVACSHPDVYGDSLRMAHIVWEEGGEIWYRRATESGVIGDRFCVSGYAGVVCDRPAIEEFNDGISVVWQMFDSQTNVYRIMQRRQVGGMWQPEQVLMESTDPLHNPSVDFSTGGEPFSAGWEMSVGTNSEVHFHGGNGGGYPTPGSSTAPVLTTMGTVWSYLFWEEDSAGTKDIFTHFYYFMTGWSRSSIRNIFSIAEPVFSPNCLGALLVWTQGDAPPYKVMWGFFGYPIAAEERTTTNTKPGTQSPTVVRNVILLQTAGNSGSVQGGLFDRTGRKVMDLKAGANDVAHLSPGVYFVHQAQRQELRKVIITN, encoded by the coding sequence GTGAAGGCGTTTTGGGTTTGTCTGTTAGGGGTGCTCGTCACCCCGGTGTTTGCCCAGTATGAGTTCGGTTGCATCTGTTCAACCGATGTGGCTCATGCCACTGGACCAAGCAACAGCCATAAACTCGCCTTCCGCTCCGAGTTAATTAATTTTGACCGCGATACCGTAACCCTGGTTTTTCAATCTACAGAAAGTATTTACATAGCAACTTCGGGCAACGGTAGTTCCCCCTGGTCAAGACCCCAGGCGCTGTATCCAGGACAAAATCCCGGGATAACCTGGGGAAGGAGTGGTCACCGGCATCTGGTCTGGGAGATGGTGGATACAGCATCAGGTGTGCGGAATATCTTTTACCGTAACCTTGAGTACCGGATGGCGCCGGTCAATGTCAGTCAGAGTACAGTTGCCTGTTCTCATCCCGATGTTTACGGCGATTCTTTACGTATGGCACATATTGTATGGGAAGAGGGTGGAGAAATCTGGTATCGTCGGGCAACTGAGAGCGGCGTTATCGGCGACCGATTCTGTGTATCGGGATATGCGGGCGTGGTTTGTGACCGGCCCGCGATTGAGGAGTTTAACGATGGCATCTCTGTCGTGTGGCAAATGTTTGACTCGCAGACAAATGTTTACCGGATAATGCAGCGCCGGCAGGTTGGTGGTATGTGGCAGCCCGAGCAGGTTCTAATGGAGAGCACTGACCCGCTGCACAATCCTTCGGTTGATTTCAGTACGGGCGGCGAACCATTTTCTGCGGGCTGGGAGATGAGCGTCGGGACAAACTCCGAAGTCCATTTTCACGGAGGTAACGGTGGTGGTTATCCGACTCCGGGCAGTTCAACCGCGCCGGTGTTGACAACAATGGGTACGGTATGGTCTTATCTTTTCTGGGAGGAGGATTCCGCCGGTACAAAGGACATTTTCACCCATTTTTACTATTTTATGACCGGCTGGAGCAGAAGTTCAATACGCAATATCTTTTCTATTGCCGAGCCGGTTTTTTCACCCAACTGTTTGGGTGCGCTTCTGGTCTGGACTCAGGGCGATGCCCCGCCTTACAAGGTGATGTGGGGGTTTTTCGGGTATCCGATTGCGGCTGAAGAGCGAACCACAACTAACACCAAACCGGGCACGCAATCTCCAACAGTTGTCCGGAATGTAATTTTACTTCAGACGGCAGGGAACTCCGGTTCGGTGCAGGGTGGTTTGTTTGACCGTACCGGTAGAAAGGTGATGGACCTTAAAGCCGGTGCGAACGATGTTGCCCATCTGAGTCCCGGGGTGTATTTTGTTCATCAAGCACAAAGGCAGGAATTGCGCAAGGTAATTATCACAAATTAA
- a CDS encoding ABC transporter ATP-binding protein/permease, with translation MTLLRPRSGLKVVFDFWRRHKLLILALIFTTIVGAGVGVAFPYILRLIIDGIKQGITSTKLLRYCGFLVAFGVLRAALDGFLPFLRGRTNELFAWEFRSRVFREIIARGYRFTSRFPSGDVMERLDHDMQELSWFACSGIFRFLAAFLLALFTVGMMIKMNLLLTVLTVVPASLAVIGWMNMGPKIYAWFMKWREKIAEINNQLQVAFSGIRLVKAFVMEKQLAGRFGQALADRVNVAVQEARAEAKVQASYMAIAEVALLMVLWAGGIFVIRQRITIGEFVAFNAYLLMLLGPMFDIGNLFVSGRRAAGAGERIVGLIETAPEVDVRSGVKTPVPGELKLERVSFRYDNKLVLKDVTMVFPFGKKLGIAGTVGSGKTTVLYLLMRLIDPTSGTVLLNNRDIKEYNFEEYRKLFGYAPQEPTLFSDTLKNNILFGREVSDEELRQVVVQAQLSDVVADLPHGIDEMLGERGSGLSGGQKARVAIARALVNMPPILVLDDVTAALDADTEQELLQQLFATIKDRTLIVVSHRLAVLAACDYIYMLDQGEVKEAGSHDELLVRKGLYWRLYQRQLITAELEKL, from the coding sequence ATGACATTACTGCGACCCAGGAGCGGATTAAAGGTGGTGTTCGACTTCTGGCGTCGGCACAAACTGCTTATTCTGGCGCTAATCTTTACCACCATTGTGGGCGCCGGGGTTGGCGTGGCATTTCCCTATATTTTACGACTGATTATCGACGGAATTAAGCAGGGGATTACGAGCACAAAACTGCTTCGTTACTGCGGGTTTTTAGTCGCGTTCGGAGTTTTGCGCGCTGCGCTGGATGGCTTCTTACCGTTTTTACGGGGCAGAACCAATGAGTTGTTTGCCTGGGAGTTCCGGAGCCGGGTGTTCCGGGAGATAATTGCTCGGGGCTATCGTTTCACGAGCCGGTTTCCTTCGGGCGATGTGATGGAACGACTGGACCACGATATGCAGGAACTTTCCTGGTTTGCCTGCTCCGGGATATTTCGATTTCTTGCCGCATTCCTGTTAGCCCTGTTCACGGTTGGAATGATGATAAAGATGAATTTACTGTTGACGGTGTTAACGGTAGTGCCCGCGAGTCTTGCGGTCATTGGCTGGATGAATATGGGACCAAAGATTTACGCCTGGTTTATGAAGTGGCGCGAAAAGATTGCTGAGATTAACAATCAGTTACAGGTAGCGTTTTCCGGTATTCGGTTGGTCAAGGCGTTTGTGATGGAGAAACAGCTGGCGGGTAGATTTGGTCAGGCGCTGGCGGACAGGGTCAATGTTGCGGTTCAGGAAGCAAGAGCCGAGGCAAAGGTACAGGCGTCTTATATGGCAATTGCCGAAGTTGCATTGCTGATGGTGCTCTGGGCAGGCGGCATCTTTGTAATTCGTCAAAGGATAACGATAGGTGAGTTTGTTGCTTTCAACGCCTACCTCTTGATGCTTTTGGGTCCAATGTTTGACATCGGCAATCTGTTTGTGTCGGGGCGGAGGGCAGCTGGTGCCGGTGAGCGCATTGTCGGTCTGATTGAAACCGCACCCGAGGTGGATGTGCGGTCAGGAGTTAAAACCCCGGTGCCGGGCGAGTTGAAACTGGAACGGGTCAGTTTCCGTTATGATAACAAGTTGGTGCTCAAGGATGTGACGATGGTATTTCCCTTCGGTAAGAAACTGGGGATAGCCGGCACCGTTGGTTCGGGTAAAACCACGGTACTGTATTTGTTGATGCGGCTCATCGACCCTACGAGTGGCACCGTGCTTTTGAATAACAGGGACATCAAAGAATACAATTTTGAGGAGTATCGAAAACTTTTCGGTTATGCGCCTCAGGAGCCGACACTTTTTTCCGACACATTAAAGAACAACATCCTGTTCGGGCGTGAGGTTAGTGATGAGGAGTTGCGGCAGGTGGTGGTGCAGGCGCAGTTGAGCGATGTTGTGGCGGATTTGCCCCATGGTATTGACGAAATGCTGGGCGAAAGGGGCAGCGGTCTTTCCGGGGGACAGAAGGCGCGGGTTGCCATTGCCCGGGCGTTGGTCAATATGCCACCGATTCTGGTGCTGGACGATGTCACGGCGGCGCTGGATGCTGACACCGAGCAGGAATTGCTCCAGCAATTGTTCGCCACGATTAAAGACCGAACCTTGATTGTGGTGTCGCATCGGCTGGCGGTGCTTGCAGCGTGCGATTACATCTATATGCTTGACCAGGGAGAGGTGAAAGAGGCGGGCAGTCACGACGAGTTACTTGTGCGCAAAGGGCTTTACTGGCGGCTATATCAGCGCCAGTTGATTACCGCGGAGCTGGAAAAACTTTAA